In a genomic window of Nostoc sp. UHCC 0870:
- a CDS encoding ABC transporter permease, with the protein MFIFMYLPILVLGFYSFNQSPYSATWQGFTLDWYTKLLSDDRILSALKNSLIVAMFAVSVSAVIGTLMAVGLARYQFFGKKLYRGIAYLPLIIPDIAIAVATLVFLAAFAIPLSLWTIVAAHIVFCIAYIGLVVSSRLTNLDPHLEEAALDLGATPVQAFIQVLLPQLMPGIVAGCLLAFVLSLDDFLISSFTAGSGYNTLPIEIFSRIKTGVKPDINALSVLLIVASAMVAVIAESIRALGDKRE; encoded by the coding sequence ATGTTTATATTTATGTACCTACCCATTCTGGTACTAGGGTTTTATAGCTTCAACCAATCACCCTACAGTGCCACTTGGCAAGGCTTCACTCTCGATTGGTACACCAAATTGTTAAGTGACGATCGCATTCTCTCAGCCTTAAAAAATAGTTTAATCGTCGCCATGTTTGCGGTGAGTGTCTCCGCAGTCATAGGAACTTTGATGGCGGTAGGCTTGGCGCGTTATCAGTTTTTTGGGAAAAAGCTATATCGTGGTATTGCTTACCTACCCTTAATTATTCCCGATATTGCGATCGCAGTTGCTACCCTCGTTTTTCTTGCAGCCTTCGCTATCCCCTTGAGTTTATGGACAATTGTGGCTGCTCATATAGTATTTTGTATAGCTTATATCGGATTAGTCGTTTCTTCCCGACTAACTAATTTAGATCCCCACCTGGAAGAAGCAGCATTAGATTTAGGTGCTACACCAGTACAAGCTTTTATTCAAGTATTACTACCGCAATTAATGCCAGGAATTGTAGCAGGTTGTTTACTAGCATTCGTCCTCAGCTTGGATGACTTTCTTATCTCTAGTTTTACCGCCGGTAGCGGTTACAACACCCTACCAATAGAAATTTTTAGTCGTATTAAAACAGGCGTTAAACCTGATATTAATGCCTTGAGTGTTTTATTAATTGTCGCTTCTGCAATGGTTGCTGTCATAGCTGAATCAATTCGCGCCTTGGGAGATAAGAGGGAATAG
- a CDS encoding bifunctional serine/threonine-protein kinase/formylglycine-generating enzyme family protein has product MQICQNPNCSNPFNPDSNKFCMTCGQSSFGQLLRNRYRVLWLLGEGGFSKTYAAEDVDRLNAPCVIKQFFPQVRGTGQRSKAAEFFKEEAFRLYELGENHSQIPRLLAYFEQGSSLYLVQEFIQGQTLLQEVQQQPFDEGKIRQVLFDLLPVLDFIHSCNVIHRDIKPENIIRSDSDGKLVLIDFGGAKQVTQTSIARQATVIYTLGYAPTEQMAGFACPASDLYALGVTCVRLLTQCLPYQNLYGHIDDGLYDPMNAKWLWQDYLEKKGIVVSDNLSKVLDKLIQHLPNDRYQSAIEALNDLKGTTLPDIETQILLVNQPTLVPLPPTLQKTKIPLPPLKTCEFDVVTIDTGGREVNRDRNIAQFFIEDISKDITLEMVEVPGGAFMMGSPNFEGDADERPQHEVAIAPFFMGKYPITQAQWRSVAALPKIKQPLNPYPSKFKGQNRPVENVSWHEAVEFCARLSDKTGREYRLPSEAEWEYACRADTTTSFHFGETITSELVNFSSGDSYSTEAKNRHRKETTDVGSFRVANAFGLYDMHGLVWEWCADPWHNNYNGAPTNGSVWEEGGDIYRRVLRGGSWNFGAELCRSASRSWNESDGGLRICGFRVVISQ; this is encoded by the coding sequence ATGCAAATTTGCCAAAATCCCAATTGCTCAAATCCATTCAATCCTGATAGCAATAAATTTTGCATGACTTGCGGACAAAGCAGCTTTGGCCAATTGCTGAGAAACCGCTATCGTGTATTGTGGCTATTAGGTGAAGGTGGTTTTAGTAAAACTTATGCAGCTGAAGACGTAGACAGATTAAATGCGCCTTGCGTCATCAAACAATTTTTCCCCCAAGTTCGGGGAACAGGACAACGTAGCAAAGCAGCCGAATTCTTTAAAGAAGAAGCCTTTCGGTTATATGAACTGGGTGAAAATCATAGTCAAATTCCCAGATTATTGGCTTACTTTGAACAAGGTTCAAGCTTATATTTGGTACAGGAATTTATTCAAGGGCAAACTCTCTTACAAGAGGTGCAGCAACAACCCTTTGATGAGGGGAAAATTCGACAAGTTTTATTTGATTTGTTACCAGTTTTAGATTTTATTCACTCTTGTAATGTAATCCACCGGGATATTAAGCCAGAAAATATTATTCGTAGTGATAGTGATGGCAAACTAGTATTAATAGATTTTGGTGGTGCTAAACAAGTTACACAAACTAGTATAGCTAGACAAGCAACAGTTATTTATACCCTTGGTTATGCCCCAACGGAACAGATGGCGGGGTTTGCTTGTCCTGCTAGTGATTTATATGCTTTGGGTGTAACTTGTGTGCGTCTTTTAACTCAATGTTTGCCCTACCAAAATCTTTACGGACATATTGATGATGGTCTTTATGATCCGATGAATGCTAAGTGGTTGTGGCAAGATTATTTAGAGAAAAAAGGTATTGTTGTTAGTGATAATTTAAGCAAAGTTTTAGATAAATTAATTCAACATTTACCTAATGATCGATATCAATCAGCGATAGAAGCTTTAAATGATTTAAAAGGTACAACTCTACCTGATATTGAAACGCAAATATTATTAGTTAATCAACCGACACTAGTACCATTACCACCAACCTTACAAAAAACTAAAATACCACTACCACCTTTAAAAACCTGTGAGTTTGATGTGGTGACAATAGATACAGGTGGAAGAGAAGTAAATCGCGATCGCAATATTGCCCAATTCTTTATAGAAGACATCAGCAAAGACATCACTTTGGAAATGGTAGAAGTTCCAGGGGGTGCATTCATGATGGGTTCACCCAACTTTGAAGGAGATGCTGACGAACGCCCACAACATGAAGTAGCGATCGCACCTTTCTTTATGGGCAAGTATCCGATTACACAAGCCCAATGGCGATCGGTCGCGGCTTTACCCAAAATCAAGCAACCCCTAAATCCTTATCCTTCTAAATTTAAAGGTCAAAATCGACCAGTGGAAAATGTATCTTGGCATGAAGCTGTAGAATTTTGTGCCAGACTCTCAGACAAAACTGGGCGTGAGTATCGTTTACCCAGCGAAGCAGAATGGGAATACGCCTGTCGCGCTGATACAACTACATCTTTTCACTTTGGCGAAACCATCACCTCTGAGTTAGTTAACTTTAGCAGTGGCGACAGTTACAGCACAGAAGCCAAAAACCGCCATCGGAAGGAAACAACTGATGTAGGTAGTTTTCGGGTAGCCAACGCCTTTGGATTGTATGATATGCACGGGTTAGTGTGGGAATGGTGTGCTGACCCTTGGCACAACAATTATAATGGCGCACCCACCAACGGTAGTGTGTGGGAGGAAGGCGGTGATATATATCGGCGAGTTTTGCGCGGTGGTTCTTGGAACTTTGGTGCAGAATTATGTCGCAGTGCTAGCCGCAGTTGGAATGAGTCAGACGGGGGATTAAGAATTTGTGGGTTTCGGGTGGTTATTAGTCAGTAA
- a CDS encoding glycosyltransferase family 4 protein, giving the protein MRIAQIAPLWERVPPPAYGGIELVVGLLTDELVRRGHEVTLFASGDSITSAKLASVHPRALRLDSSIKEYGIYEMLQLGSVYERADEFDIIHSHMGCASLSYTKLVKTPTVNTLHGIFTPDNEKMFQYAKSQPFVSISDAQRELRLGLNYVGTVYNGIDVSSYKFYPQPDEPPYLTFLGRISPEKGTHLAIEIAKKAGWRLKIAGKVDVVDVEYFEKEVKPLIDGQQIEYLGEANHTQKNILMGGAVATLFPITWREPFGLVMVESMASGTPVIAIKLGSTTEVIAHGKTGFLCNDVEECVSAIAKVADLDRYACREYVQNRFSLQAMTDGYEEVYRQILQERFANNGHLRSTVSLK; this is encoded by the coding sequence ATGAGAATTGCTCAAATAGCCCCATTATGGGAGAGAGTACCCCCGCCAGCGTATGGCGGTATAGAGTTAGTAGTGGGGTTATTAACTGATGAGTTAGTCCGACGAGGACACGAAGTAACACTATTTGCTTCAGGAGATTCTATCACTTCAGCCAAGCTAGCATCAGTTCATCCCCGTGCGCTCAGGCTTGATTCTAGTATCAAAGAATATGGCATTTACGAAATGCTACAACTAGGTTCAGTATATGAACGTGCAGACGAATTTGACATTATTCACTCACACATGGGCTGTGCATCATTGTCTTATACCAAACTGGTAAAAACGCCTACTGTTAATACTCTACATGGCATTTTTACCCCTGACAATGAAAAAATGTTTCAGTATGCAAAAAGTCAGCCTTTTGTGAGTATTTCTGATGCCCAACGGGAACTCAGATTAGGACTCAATTATGTAGGAACAGTTTACAACGGCATTGATGTTAGTAGTTATAAGTTTTATCCCCAACCAGATGAACCGCCATATCTAACATTTTTAGGTCGGATATCTCCAGAAAAAGGCACACATTTAGCCATAGAAATTGCTAAAAAAGCTGGTTGGCGATTAAAAATAGCCGGCAAAGTAGACGTTGTTGATGTGGAATATTTTGAAAAAGAAGTTAAACCATTAATTGATGGTCAGCAAATCGAGTATTTAGGCGAAGCCAATCATACACAAAAAAATATCCTGATGGGAGGCGCAGTAGCAACGTTATTCCCCATCACCTGGCGAGAACCATTTGGTTTAGTCATGGTTGAATCAATGGCTTCAGGTACACCAGTTATCGCTATTAAACTTGGCTCAACTACAGAAGTAATTGCCCACGGTAAAACGGGTTTCCTGTGCAATGATGTCGAAGAGTGCGTTAGTGCGATCGCTAAAGTTGCAGATTTAGACCGTTATGCTTGTCGGGAGTATGTCCAAAACCGTTTTAGTCTCCAAGCCATGACTGATGGTTATGAAGAAGTTTATCGGCAAATTCTGCAAGAGCGATTTGCTAATAATGGGCATCTCCGTAGTACAGTCAGTTTAAAGTAG
- a CDS encoding DUF1499 domain-containing protein, translating into MMLAGKRPNNLGVREGKLAACPSSPNCVSSQSSDAVHQIAPLNFTSTPETAIANLKTIIQSLPRTKIITETQDYLYAEFQSALLGFVDDVEFYLDRNANVIHVRSASRLGQSDLGVNRQRIETIRAKFN; encoded by the coding sequence ATTATGCTTGCAGGTAAACGTCCCAATAATTTAGGTGTACGCGAAGGTAAGTTAGCCGCTTGTCCTAGTTCGCCTAATTGTGTTTCCAGTCAAAGTTCAGATGCAGTTCACCAAATTGCACCCTTGAATTTTACTTCAACACCAGAAACTGCGATCGCTAATCTCAAAACAATCATTCAGTCCTTACCCAGAACCAAAATTATTACTGAAACCCAAGATTATTTATATGCAGAATTTCAAAGTGCCTTATTGGGATTTGTAGATGATGTAGAGTTTTATCTTGACCGCAATGCTAATGTAATTCATGTGCGATCAGCTTCCCGTTTAGGTCAAAGCGATTTAGGCGTTAATCGTCAACGCATTGAGACAATTAGAGCCAAGTTTAATTAA
- a CDS encoding bifunctional serine/threonine-protein kinase/ABC transporter substrate-binding protein has product MEVYCTRPSCPQPENTISDEDINARSGKEICCPSCGMPLILQGRFVAIELLGSGGFGRTFKAKDISFPDKIRVIKQLHPQNPQGRLDQIRRMFAREANILDNLRHPQIPKLLDHFTIDVGEESQLIQEFFYLVHDYIEGSDLDQELKQKKRFAEHEVINILNEILNILKYIHNYEGNNQYTYLHRDIKPANIIHCSTDGRLYLIDFGAVKQIAEGLRDDTTMYPRTHAFASPEQLRHETLSPASDLYSLAATCICLLTGITDTHELHQRLQNSSWKSLVKLGDKRFETALDEMLREEQEQRPQSAQAVLDILSAKHETEKTVKPPGIKQDRHPLVSWLRMFIDRVVRLLQPWRSIIKFILTLLLGMAILAAVHYFINPPSPPDAKYFSRGEDELIPANDKISQNCSIAYGYKKQGIEALKKSKDFGEAQKHFNDAKEAFHDNQCEFDPETVIYAYNAKVAQTNRSLPTIAVVIPPGDGDTRETALEILRGVAQSLDEKKLLFQVLIAKENNIHSHSDHITNEKIAKYISKNNIPGDSYFKQSKILGVIGHYTSTKTWEAGNIYGADTLNDEKLVLISPTSTAIRKPHRTNRNEDLNKYVFRTASNDKTAAGDLAERMLKKLQNNTEKKKAILVYNSDKEDKYSNSLRREFYNYLWTRKVEPEQYIVDCDLAEESNICQDKVATMQANTIILFTSRRDSSIAKEIIKSADKRILILAGDVLYKNPELEELKQYPNDMVIAVFSHIKNANVRGQFQTKAEELGWINSITWRSMSAYDAAQVFIKALKANSKPNRLNIYTTLESPNFSASGSTNAEVSFEDGDRKLVTGVGVLVKVKEISPNQYGFELDETPERNNPEQD; this is encoded by the coding sequence ATGGAAGTTTACTGCACTCGTCCAAGTTGTCCACAACCTGAAAATACTATTTCAGATGAAGATATAAATGCACGCTCTGGGAAAGAAATATGTTGTCCTAGTTGTGGAATGCCATTGATTTTACAGGGGCGTTTTGTAGCTATAGAGTTATTAGGAAGCGGCGGATTTGGTAGAACTTTTAAAGCTAAAGATATTAGCTTTCCAGATAAGATACGTGTAATTAAACAGTTACATCCACAAAATCCACAAGGAAGACTCGATCAGATAAGAAGAATGTTTGCCAGAGAAGCAAATATTTTGGACAACCTAAGACATCCACAAATTCCCAAACTTTTAGATCATTTTACGATAGACGTTGGAGAGGAATCACAATTAATTCAGGAGTTTTTTTACTTAGTACACGATTATATTGAAGGATCTGATTTAGATCAGGAACTCAAGCAGAAGAAAAGATTTGCAGAGCATGAAGTTATCAACATTCTCAACGAAATTTTAAATATACTTAAGTATATCCATAATTATGAAGGTAATAATCAATATACATACCTACATAGAGATATTAAGCCTGCCAATATCATACACTGTAGTACAGATGGAAGGTTATATCTAATAGATTTTGGTGCAGTTAAACAGATAGCAGAAGGATTACGAGATGATACAACAATGTATCCCCGAACTCACGCGTTTGCATCGCCTGAGCAATTACGTCATGAAACATTATCCCCTGCATCAGATTTATATTCTTTAGCTGCAACTTGTATTTGTTTATTAACAGGAATTACAGATACTCATGAGCTTCATCAGCGTCTTCAGAATTCAAGTTGGAAATCACTTGTGAAATTAGGTGACAAGCGTTTTGAAACAGCCTTAGATGAAATGCTCAGAGAAGAACAAGAACAACGTCCTCAATCTGCTCAAGCGGTTCTTGATATTTTATCTGCTAAACATGAAACTGAAAAAACTGTAAAGCCCCCTGGTATTAAACAAGATCGGCATCCTCTAGTTTCTTGGTTGAGGATGTTTATTGATCGGGTAGTGCGACTTCTTCAACCTTGGCGTTCGATCATAAAGTTTATCTTGACATTGTTATTAGGAATGGCGATTTTAGCTGCTGTACACTACTTCATTAATCCACCATCACCACCTGATGCTAAATATTTTAGCCGGGGAGAAGACGAATTAATTCCTGCCAATGATAAGATCAGTCAAAATTGCTCAATAGCTTACGGTTATAAAAAACAAGGTATAGAAGCCTTAAAAAAATCCAAGGATTTCGGTGAGGCTCAAAAACATTTCAACGATGCTAAAGAGGCATTTCACGACAATCAGTGTGAATTTGATCCAGAGACAGTAATTTACGCATATAACGCCAAAGTTGCTCAAACTAACCGCAGTCTACCCACAATTGCAGTCGTGATTCCTCCAGGCGACGGTGATACTCGTGAGACTGCATTAGAAATATTGCGTGGTGTAGCCCAATCTCTCGACGAGAAGAAACTATTATTTCAAGTTCTGATAGCCAAAGAAAATAATATTCATAGTCATTCGGATCACATTACTAACGAAAAAATAGCTAAATATATTTCTAAAAATAATATTCCTGGTGATAGTTATTTTAAGCAAAGTAAAATACTAGGAGTTATTGGTCATTATACAAGTACCAAGACTTGGGAAGCAGGAAATATTTATGGAGCAGACACACTTAATGATGAAAAACTTGTGTTGATTTCACCCACAAGCACTGCGATTAGAAAGCCTCATCGTACTAATCGAAATGAAGATTTAAATAAATACGTTTTTCGTACAGCTTCTAATGATAAGACTGCTGCTGGTGATTTAGCTGAACGTATGTTGAAGAAGTTGCAGAATAATACGGAAAAGAAGAAAGCAATTCTTGTTTATAACTCTGATAAAGAAGATAAATATAGTAATTCTCTCAGACGAGAATTTTATAATTACTTATGGACAAGAAAGGTAGAACCTGAACAATATATTGTGGATTGTGATTTAGCAGAGGAATCAAATATTTGCCAAGACAAAGTAGCAACCATGCAAGCAAATACAATCATATTATTTACCAGCAGACGGGATTCCTCTATAGCAAAAGAGATTATTAAATCAGCAGATAAGAGAATCCTGATTTTAGCAGGGGATGTTTTATATAAAAATCCTGAATTAGAAGAGCTTAAACAATATCCTAATGATATGGTGATTGCCGTATTTTCTCACATCAAAAATGCTAATGTTCGGGGTCAGTTTCAAACAAAAGCTGAAGAACTTGGTTGGATAAATAGCATTACATGGAGAAGTATGAGTGCTTATGATGCAGCGCAGGTATTTATTAAAGCATTGAAGGCTAATAGTAAGCCAAATCGTTTAAATATATACACAACATTGGAAAGCCCTAACTTCTCTGCTTCAGGTTCTACTAATGCAGAAGTAAGTTTTGAAGATGGCGATCGCAAGTTAGTTACAGGTGTGGGTGTTTTAGTCAAAGTTAAGGAAATTAGCCCCAATCAATATGGCTTTGAATTGGACGAAACACCAGAGCGAAATAATCCCGAACAAGACTGA
- a CDS encoding iron uptake porin: MFNFFIVPRKLIVAVFILLLTPLAKVNAEDSPPVSTTDKSTDSLPKINQYAQLDAAPVTSVNQLSDVQPTDWAFQALQSLVERYGCLAGYPDGTFQGNRAMTRFEFAAALNTCIDKVSQRLSADIVDLVTQEDLATLQKLQEKFSTELTTLRGRVDALEARTEQIEQQKFSTTTKLNGQIIFAATDAFGDASRSGNGDESNLTFSSRVRLNFDTSFTGKDRLRVRLQASNVVNPIAPGNETRLSFQSGSNTTNDVFLSKLEYYFPLGETIRVLVGTGSNTYLDDADVINPLLQSDADATISRFGRYNAIYREGGDTGLGITFNPNGNFKAEMFYLAGNANNPSSGLFNGKYGLLGQIIFYPNANAKKNTDTKIAFTYVNAYNENGLGHNTGSLASNLGGRKVSSNSYGIETNVKINNGLQVGGWVGYTNARALTGDVKGNADIWNWAVTLAFPDLGKKDNLGGIIVGMQPKLTGSSAQLSGLPRRDPDTGLHIEGFYRYQINDNISITPGFIWLTSPNHNEQNGDVFVGVVRTTFNLENNKK; the protein is encoded by the coding sequence ATGTTTAATTTTTTTATAGTTCCTCGGAAGTTAATTGTTGCTGTATTCATTTTGCTATTAACTCCCTTAGCAAAGGTTAATGCTGAAGATTCTCCACCAGTTTCAACCACTGATAAAAGCACTGATTCCCTTCCAAAAATTAATCAATATGCTCAACTAGATGCTGCACCTGTTACCTCGGTGAATCAGCTTTCTGATGTGCAACCGACTGATTGGGCATTTCAAGCGTTACAGTCTCTAGTCGAGCGTTATGGTTGTCTGGCGGGATACCCAGATGGGACTTTCCAAGGAAATCGCGCCATGACTCGCTTTGAGTTTGCAGCCGCCTTAAATACTTGCATAGACAAAGTTAGTCAACGCCTGAGTGCTGATATTGTAGACTTGGTTACTCAAGAAGATTTGGCGACTTTGCAAAAGCTACAAGAGAAATTTTCTACAGAACTTACTACATTGAGGGGTAGAGTTGATGCTTTGGAAGCACGTACCGAACAGATAGAGCAACAAAAGTTTTCCACCACCACAAAACTTAATGGTCAGATAATATTTGCTGCAACAGATGCTTTTGGGGATGCTAGCCGTAGTGGAAATGGGGATGAAAGTAATCTCACGTTTTCTAGTCGGGTGCGCCTTAACTTTGATACCAGCTTTACTGGAAAAGATCGGCTGCGTGTAAGACTTCAGGCGAGTAATGTGGTTAATCCCATCGCACCTGGAAATGAGACTCGTTTAAGCTTCCAATCGGGTAGTAATACAACTAATGATGTTTTCCTCAGTAAGCTGGAGTATTATTTTCCTTTAGGTGAGACAATCAGAGTTTTAGTTGGTACTGGTTCTAATACTTACCTTGATGATGCAGATGTGATTAATCCTCTCCTCCAAAGCGATGCAGATGCTACTATTTCTCGCTTCGGTCGATACAATGCAATCTACCGCGAAGGTGGAGATACGGGTTTAGGTATAACTTTTAACCCAAACGGGAATTTCAAAGCAGAGATGTTTTATTTAGCCGGTAATGCCAACAACCCTAGTAGCGGCCTTTTTAACGGTAAATATGGTCTGTTGGGACAGATTATATTTTATCCCAACGCCAACGCCAAAAAGAACACAGATACCAAAATTGCCTTCACTTACGTCAATGCTTACAACGAGAACGGTTTAGGACATAATACTGGTAGTTTAGCCTCCAACTTGGGCGGTAGAAAAGTTTCCTCTAATTCCTATGGGATTGAAACGAATGTCAAAATTAATAATGGACTGCAAGTTGGTGGATGGGTAGGCTATACCAATGCGCGGGCTTTAACTGGCGATGTCAAAGGTAATGCTGATATTTGGAACTGGGCTGTGACTCTAGCCTTTCCTGATTTGGGTAAAAAGGATAATTTGGGCGGGATCATTGTGGGGATGCAGCCTAAATTAACTGGTTCTTCTGCACAGTTATCTGGTTTACCTCGTCGTGATCCCGATACAGGACTTCACATTGAAGGGTTTTATCGGTATCAAATCAACGACAATATCAGTATTACGCCTGGTTTCATTTGGCTAACATCACCAAACCATAACGAGCAGAATGGCGATGTTTTTGTGGGAGTAGTTAGAACTACTTTTAACTTAGAGAACAACAAAAAATAA
- a CDS encoding HPP family protein, which translates to MRLSFSITKGIFYYSQCLKPLIGKKQQPEQSFTFCPAVCIQVMSKQRSSLKPLQGANRSIRRRLNIQGELALVAAPTLIVLIVMFLVETLSQQRLLFASLASSAFLIYLDPLHGTNTVRTLVLAQMMAATIGSITYFVLGGGYLSGGLAMVIAIALMIILDAMHPPAVSTSLSFALKAGNVDNLLLFALAVGITVTLVGLERYCLWIVAHYSHH; encoded by the coding sequence TTGAGATTATCTTTTTCTATTACCAAAGGCATATTCTACTACAGTCAGTGTCTAAAACCTCTCATTGGCAAGAAGCAGCAACCAGAACAAAGTTTTACATTTTGCCCAGCAGTATGTATTCAAGTAATGAGCAAACAACGTTCTAGCTTAAAACCCCTACAGGGGGCTAATCGGTCAATTAGACGCAGACTCAATATTCAAGGCGAACTTGCCCTAGTTGCAGCACCAACTTTGATAGTGTTGATTGTGATGTTCTTGGTAGAAACTCTCAGCCAGCAGCGATTGTTATTTGCTTCTCTGGCTTCCAGTGCATTTCTGATTTATTTAGATCCTCTTCATGGTACAAATACTGTACGTACCCTGGTTCTTGCCCAAATGATGGCAGCAACTATCGGGTCTATCACCTATTTTGTCCTAGGTGGGGGCTATCTTTCTGGGGGACTGGCGATGGTAATTGCGATCGCATTAATGATTATATTAGATGCAATGCACCCCCCAGCCGTTTCTACTTCCCTGAGTTTTGCTTTAAAAGCTGGTAATGTCGATAATCTACTTTTATTTGCCCTAGCCGTTGGGATTACAGTAACTTTGGTAGGATTAGAGCGTTATTGTCTCTGGATAGTAGCACATTACAGCCACCACTAA
- a CDS encoding NB-ARC domain-containing protein: MSYQPSKRGKQLIKEARIKKIEQARKDRIKEKGWIEPGWDVEEIFLKEASKILEPHPDWDNVESYAVSLSTWRRFKEGKRINCTNFQVFCQVLNLNWEEIKENEADTNKDLSEAPPLARFYGRIQELAELQQHIITQNCRLVTVYGMGGVGKSALVRHLVERNEIANRYDFVIWLPLQSAPPFSETLIKLVQCLSRCKQETGNCEQETGNIEQIMQHLHRQRCLIVLDGWEEIIDNHSEDYTNYNLFVERVAKEFHKSCLLLLSRRRPKNIEILEGQFVYSKRLGGLTYKDAQEFLKAEGLSGTDSEIEELSRRYNNPWILRRIVGSITSVFGGDISNFMTLSIFVDEVTTDFLDGQFQALSQAEINLIYWVAIRRNTALWNQLLQDSRQLLTDSHLLQTLNDLINRHSLLDKNIEEIPVVYILDPVILKYSTKRFIFKTCEQIKQVFTTGVINGSELFITHNFITEYPKDEELNQEQIRRIVKPIQQALLAQFRSQQHLETELNKVISLLESQGYTSKNISHLLSACE; this comes from the coding sequence ATGTCATATCAACCTTCTAAACGTGGAAAACAACTTATCAAGGAAGCTAGGATTAAAAAAATTGAACAAGCTAGAAAAGACAGAATTAAGGAAAAAGGATGGATTGAACCAGGTTGGGATGTGGAAGAAATATTTCTTAAGGAAGCCAGTAAAATTTTAGAACCGCATCCAGACTGGGATAATGTCGAATCATACGCTGTATCATTATCGACTTGGAGACGATTTAAGGAAGGAAAAAGGATCAACTGTACTAATTTTCAGGTCTTTTGTCAAGTTTTGAATTTGAACTGGGAAGAGATCAAAGAAAATGAAGCAGATACCAATAAGGATTTGAGCGAAGCACCTCCTCTCGCTAGGTTTTATGGACGCATCCAAGAATTAGCTGAACTTCAGCAACATATCATCACACAAAACTGTCGATTAGTTACAGTTTATGGCATGGGAGGAGTTGGTAAAAGTGCCTTAGTTCGCCATTTAGTAGAAAGAAATGAAATTGCTAACAGATATGATTTCGTAATTTGGCTACCTCTACAATCAGCACCTCCATTTTCAGAAACATTGATAAAACTTGTGCAATGTTTATCTAGATGTAAACAAGAAACAGGCAATTGTGAACAAGAAACAGGCAATATTGAGCAAATCATGCAGCATTTACATCGTCAAAGATGTTTGATAGTGCTGGATGGTTGGGAAGAAATTATTGACAATCATAGTGAAGATTATACAAACTATAATTTATTTGTAGAGAGAGTTGCTAAAGAATTTCACAAAAGCTGTTTATTATTGCTGAGTAGAAGAAGACCTAAAAATATTGAAATATTAGAAGGTCAATTTGTTTACTCCAAAAGATTGGGAGGGTTAACGTATAAAGATGCACAAGAATTTTTAAAAGCAGAAGGTTTGTCAGGTACAGATAGTGAAATAGAAGAACTTAGCCGGCGTTATAACAACCCGTGGATTCTCAGAAGAATTGTTGGGAGTATTACTAGTGTATTTGGTGGTGATATATCAAACTTTATGACGCTATCAATTTTTGTTGATGAAGTCACAACTGATTTCTTAGATGGACAATTTCAAGCACTTTCACAAGCAGAGATAAATTTGATTTATTGGGTGGCTATCAGACGCAATACAGCCTTATGGAATCAATTGCTACAAGATAGTCGGCAATTGTTAACCGATAGTCATTTACTGCAAACTTTAAATGATTTAATTAATAGGCATTCTTTGTTAGATAAAAATATTGAAGAAATTCCAGTGGTTTATATACTAGATCCAGTAATTTTGAAATATAGCACTAAGCGATTTATTTTCAAAACTTGTGAACAGATCAAACAAGTATTTACAACTGGTGTTATTAATGGTTCTGAACTGTTTATTACCCATAATTTTATTACAGAATACCCAAAAGATGAGGAACTGAATCAGGAACAAATAAGACGAATTGTTAAACCTATTCAACAAGCACTATTGGCTCAATTTCGTAGTCAGCAGCATCTAGAAACTGAACTGAATAAAGTTATTTCTCTATTGGAATCGCAAGGATATACTTCAAAAAATATCTCACATTTGCTTTCTGCTTGTGAATAA